The candidate division WOR-3 bacterium DNA segment GGTGCCAAGGTATTAAAAATGGAATAAAATTTTTTATTCTTTCTTATCTAATTTATCCAATTTAAGGATTTTAAAACTACCATAAACTACCAAAGCGATAATCAAAAAATCAATAAAAACAGTTATAAAATGACCAAAAAGAATATTTATTGGTCCAATTGCCAAGTGAAATGAAGAAAGCGCGCTAACTTTACCTAACACAATACCTATCAGCGGATTAATAATATCTTCCACCAAGGCAGCAACAAGTTTAGAAACAGCACCGCCTAATATAAATCCGAAGGCTAAACCGACAATACCTTGTTTCCTAATAAAATTAATAAATCCAGCCATTTTTCCTCCTTTTTAGAAATAAAAAAATAATTTATCCAATTCAAATTAATCAAAGTTATTATAAACAATTTTATAGTTTTATCAAATTTAATAAATTAAAAAAAATAAAATACAAAATTTTCAGAAATACTCTAAAAAAAGCCAACGAAGCCTTGGTAGATATCAAAAAGAGAAAAATCAAAGACGCCAAGGTATTAAAAATGGAATAACTTTTTAACCCTCTTTCCTATATTCTTATAAATTTATTCTAA contains these protein-coding regions:
- a CDS encoding MscL family protein gives rise to the protein MAGFINFIRKQGIVGLAFGFILGGAVSKLVAALVEDIINPLIGIVLGKVSALSSFHLAIGPINILFGHFITVFIDFLIIALVVYGSFKILKLDKLDKKE